One window from the genome of Hydra vulgaris chromosome 02, alternate assembly HydraT2T_AEP encodes:
- the LOC100207087 gene encoding uncharacterized protein LOC100207087 isoform X4: MQHKFLEAIQDHSRYFASNSKVENRTDGAYVLPKYNRDLNARLYCIGRSASLDSCTTNREKIKDRQVQFTSQLTRKSSVVQLAKDDTSDYNSDEEVFSNTDNYSMDTNVNYNAILCHVTNRKIIDTVEVCVRNKKTPSEGDDTLSRNSSDYQLSRRVTLTDENQNLLSKSKEELIEIINCLKDELRICKSKHKNKSDV; encoded by the exons cAATTCAAGATCACTCAAG gtattttgcATCCAATTCTAAAGTTGAAAATAGAACTGATGGAGCATATGTTTTACCTAAATATAACCGTGATTTAAATGCGCGTCTTTATTGTATCGGAAGAAGTGCCTCTTTAGACAGCTGTACAACAAATagggaaaaaattaaagacagacAAGTGCAATTTACCTCTCAGCTTACACGAAAAAGCTCAGTCGTTCAATTAGCCAAAGATGATACAAGTGACTACAACAGCGACGaagaagttttttctaatactGATAATTACTCTATGGACACGAATGTCAACTACAATGCAATTTTATGTCATGTTACTAATCGAAAAATTATTGACACAGTTGAAGTTTGTGTAAGAAATAAGAAAACACCAAGCGAAGGAGATGACACACTCTCTCGTAATTCTTCGGATTATCAGCTGAGCCGACGTGTAACGCTGACAGACGAAAACCAAAATCTCTTATCGAAATCg AAAGAAGAActcattgaaataattaattgtcTCAAAGATGAGCTGCGCATCTGcaaatcaaaacataaaaacaagtcTGACgtttaa